The sequence below is a genomic window from Escherichia marmotae.
GACCTTAACCGAAGGTGAAATCCGTGGCCTTGTTGGCGAGTCTGGCTCCGGCAAAAGTTTGATTGCGAAAGCGATTTGTGGCGTTAATAAAGATAACTGGCGTGTTACCGCTGACCGTATGCGTTTTGATGATATCGATCTGTTGCGTCTCTCCGCGCGCGAACGGCGCAAGCTGGTTGGGCACAATGTATCGATGATCTTTCAGGAACCGCAATCGTGTCTCGACCCTTCTGAACGTGTGGGTCGTCAGTTGATGCAAAATATCCCGGCCTGGACCTACAAAGGGCGTTGGTGGCAGCGTTTTGGCTGGCGCAAACGCCGTGCCATTGAGCTGCTGCACCGTGTGGGGATTAAAGATCACAAAGATGCGATGCGCAGCTTTCCGTATGAGTTAACCGAAGGTGAATGCCAGAAAGTGATGATTGCCATCGCGCTGGCAAATCAACCACGTCTGCTGATAGCTGACGAACCGACAAACTCGATGGAGCCAACCACCCAGGCGCAAATTTTTCGCCTGCTGACGCGTCTGAATCAGAACAGTAACACCACCATTTTGCTTATCAGCCATGACTTACAAATGCTTAGCCAATGGGCGGATAAAATTAACGTGCTTTACTGTGGCCAAACGGTGGAATCCGCGCCAAGTAAGGAGCTGGTGACGATGCCGCATCATCCTTATACCCAGGCGTTGATCCGCGCGATACCGGACTTCGGCAGCGCGATGCCGCATAAAAGTCGCCTCAATACGCTGCCCGGTGCCATCCCTCTGCTGGAACAATTACCGATTGGCTGTCGTCTGGGACCACGTTGCCCGTATGCACAACGAGAATGTATTGTGACGCCGCGTTTGACGGGGGCGAAAAATCATCTCTATGCCTGTCATTTCCCGCTGAACATGGAGAAAGAGTGAGATGATAGAAACCCTGCTCGAAGTGCGTAATTTAAGCAAAACGTTCCGCTACCGAACCGGCTGGTTTCGTCGTCAGACCGTAGAAGCCGTAAAACCCTTGAGCTTTACGCTGCGTGAACGCCAGACGCTGGCGATTATTGGCGAGAACGGTTCCGGAAAATCGACGCTGGCGAAAATGCTGGCGGGAATGATTGAGCCAACCAGCGGTGAGTTATTGATTGACGATCATCCGCTGCATTTTGGCGATTACTCTTTCCGCAGCCAGCGGATTCGCATGATCTTTCAGGACCCGTCGACCTCGTTGAATCCACGTCAGCGTATCTCGCAGATCCTGGATTTTCCGCTGCGCCTGAACACTGACCTCGAGCCTGAGCAGCGGCGCAAACAGATTATTGAAACGATGCGTATGGTCGGACTGCTGCCGGATCACGTCAGTTACTATCCGCATATGTTGGCACCAGGGCAAAAACAGCGTCTGGGTCTGGCTCGCGCACTAATATTGCGCCCTAAAGTCATTATCGCGGATGAAGCTCTCGCCTCGCTGGATATGTCGATGCGTTCGCAGTTGATTAACCTGATGCTGGAGTTACAAGAAAAACAGGGCATTTCTTATATTTATGTTACCCAACACATCGGGATGATGAAGCATATCAGCGACCAGGTTCTGGTCATGCATCAGGGCGAAGTGGTCGAGCGCGGCAGTACGGCTGACGTGCTGGCATCGCCGCTACATGAACTCACCAAGCGGCTCATTTCCGGGCACTTTGGCGAAGCGTTGACGGCAGATGCGTGGCGCAAAGATCGTTAATCTTCGGCGCCTCATTCTGACAGGGGGAAATCCCCGTCAGAATGAGGCATTCATTAATCCATTACTTCTGACTGTCGATTCTGGTGAGAGCAACCAGCAATGCCAACGTGTAACACACCGTAATCGCCAGACTCATTTTTAACAGAGTTTCCCCACCTACTCCCGATAACGGCGCAGCTATACCGCCAAAGACAAACATACTCATCCCCATCAGCGCAGATGCCGTTCCTGATTCTTGCGTCCCTACAGCACTCATTGCCTCAGCCCCACCAACAGTGCCTATGCCGCTACAAAATGCGATGGTGAAAAATAATGCCACCAGTGCCGGAATGGGTAACTGCAACCATGCACATAAGACAGTGAGCAATGCACACAGAATCGCCGCTACCAGGCCGACTCTCAACAATTTCATCGGGTTAAGTCGTCGGGCCAGTCGTGAGAAGATCCATGAAGCGATGATAAGCCCGATGCCGTTAAGGCCAAACACCAGGCTGAATTGCATTGGGCTAAAGCCAAATTCTTTCTGTAATACGAAAGACGAAGAACCGATGTACGCAAACAAGCCAGCCAGCATAAAACTTTGAATCAGGCAAAAACGCATGAAACGGCGGTTCTGCACCACGCTTCGTCCGGTTAATAGTAATGATGAGCCCCTTTTATTTTCTGGCAATGTCTCATGGATAAATAACAGGCAGCCCAGCAACAGTACGGTGCTAATTTCAGCCATTACCCAGAATAAAGTGCGCCAGTCAAAGGTGCTGACAATGTAACCTCCCAGCACTGGCGACAATACCGGAGCCAGGCCATTCACCGTCATTAACAGAGCAAAGAACTGGGTCAGCGTTACCCCCTGATATTTGTCACGAGCAATAGAACGAGAGAGCACCGAACCACCTGCCCCCGCGATCCCCTGAATAAAACGCCAGACCACCAGCCAGTAAATATTGTTAGTTGTCGCGCACAAAATGGAGGAGACAATAAACAATAGTAACGACAAGATTAACGGGCGTTTACGCCCTATTTTGTCGCTCAGAGGGCCAAATAACAGTTGCCCTACGCCAAGACCGATTAGTGACGCGGTCAACGTCAATTGCGTTATGGTCGTAGTTGTCGCCAGTTGCTCCGACATCTCAGGTAATGCGGGTAAATAAAGGTCAGTACACATCGGGCCGATACCGGCTAAAAGACCAAGAATCAATGCCCATGAAAGAGAGACTCTAGCCATACTATTCCTTACTTAAGTGATGACATGCCGCCGCCCAGCGACTGCCAGAGTGTTACCCGGTTTGTGAAATCAGTCAGTTGCAATGCCAGTAACGCCTGCTGTGCGCTCCACAAAGTGCGTTGTGCCGTCAACACGGTCAGGTAATCACCGACACCGGCCTGATAGCGGCGCAGGCCAATATCGACCGTTTGTTGTTCAGCTTTAACATACTGACGCTGTGCATCCAGTTGTTCTTCAACTGTTGCTCTACGAGCCAGCGCGTCAGCAACATCTTTGAAAGCGCTCTGAACGGTTTTCTCATAGGTGGCAATAAGCCCGCGCTTTTGTGCTTCTGCGTAACGAAGCTGCGCCAGATTACTACCGCCGGTGAACAGCGGTAATGTTACCGAGGGCGCAAATGACCAGACCTGCATTCCGTGGCTGAACAGCGACGATAATGCGTCGCTGCCGACGCCAGCACTTGCAGTCAGCGAAATCGTCGGGAAAAAGTTAGCCCGCGCGGCACCAATATCAGCATTGGCGCTCTTCAGATTATGTTCCGCTTCCTGGATATCCGGGCGACGCAGCAAAACGTCAGATGACACTCCCGCAGGAACCAGGCTTATCATCTGCTCCGGCAGGCTTTCCAGTGTTCCCGGTAGCAGATTTTCCGTAAGTGTTGTACCCGCCAGTAAGTTCAGGGCATTTTTATCCTGCATCACTTGCGTCTGATAGCTGGCAACGCTGGCGCGCGCCTGCTGATAGATACTCATCGCCTCGCTGACATCTGTCGCTGCCGCCGTGCCAACCTGCTGCTGGCGCTGGATAATTTTCAATGAGTTCTCTGCGCTGGCCATCGTTTCTTTTGCCAGAGCTAGGTTGCTGTTATCGGCCGCCAGGGTCAGCCAGGCGGTGCTGATTTCGGCAATCAGCGTTAAACGGGTGTTCTGGGCTGTAAATTCACTGGCAAGCCAGGTTTCTCGCGCCGCCCGTGACAAGCTCTGATTACGACCAAACAGATCTAACGTAAAACTGGACACCGTACCGTCAGCCTCAGCAGTGGTCCCCGTGCCATTCGCCAGCGAACGACTGCGGGTCGAACTTAAGGTTGCATTCACCGTCGGGAATAACGACGCATTAGTTTGCCCATAGAGCGCCCGCGCTGAGTCAATATCAGCAATCGCTTTTTGCACATCGCGGTTACTGTTCAGTGCAATGGTCACCACTTGCTGCAATCGGGGATCGTGGATCACCTGTTGCCAGTCATGGCTGATTGCCTTCCCCTGCCCCTGTGCTCCCGGCAAGCTCGCCGGGATTGGGGATTCGGGCGTGCTGTAGTGGGGATCGAGCGAGACACATCCCGCACTCAACAGCACCAGAAAAATTAGAGAACGACGCAACATAACTTACTCCTGACGGCGCGGTTTACCGGCAAACAAACGTTTAACCAGCACAAAAAACAGAGGAACGAAGAAGATGGCCAGTAATGTAGCGGTCAGCGTACCGCCAATAATGCCCGTACCAATGGCGATGCGGCTGTTCGCACCTGCACCGGTCGCCATCGCCAGCGGCATAACCCCCGCAATAAACGCCAGCGAGGTCATGATGATTGGACGTAAACGGGTCTGCGCCGCGCGTAATGCCGCACGACTCAGGGAATAGCCCTCAGCAACCGCCGCTTCGGCAAATTCCACAATCAGAATGGCGTTTTTCGACGACAAACCGATAGTGGTTAATAGCGCCACCTGGAAGTAAACGTCGTTGTTTAAATCACGCATCCAGGCCGCCAGCGCCGCACCGAGCAGCCCCAGCGGGATCACCAGAATGACCGAGAACGGAACTGACCAACTTTCGTACAGTGCTGCAAGGCAGAGGAAAACCACCAGAATAGAGACCGCATACAGACTCAGTGCCTGACCGCTGGCCAGTTTCTCCTGCAATGACAAGCCACTCCAGGCCCAGGTTGTCCCTGCCGGAAGGTTGTTTGCCAGAGCTTCCATTTTTGCCATCGCGTCGCCAGAACTAAAACCACTCGCGTTTTCCCCCTGAATTTCATAAGCCGCGGAGCCGTTGTAACGCACCAGTTTTTCCGGGCCATAGATCCAGCGCGTAGTAGCAAAAGCAGAGAATGGCGTCATGGCGTTATCGCTACCGCGCACAAACCATTTCCCTAAGTCTGACGGCGCAGAACGAAACTCACTGTCGCCCTGAATGTAGACTTTTTTCACACGGCCACGGTCAATAAAGTCATTCACATAAGTACCGCCCCACGCGCTGGCCAGCGTATCGGTGACATCACTTAAACTCAAACCCAGCGATACAGCTTTATTGTTATCAATATCTACCTGCAATTGCGGCATTTGCGGCAGGTCATTGGCACGTACAGAAATCAGCTCAGGGCTTTGATTAGCCTGTTCAATCAACTTGTTACGCATTTGAAGTAAGGTTTCACGGTCAGTAGCACCACTTGCCATTAATTCAAACGTAAAGCCATTGCTATGCCCCAGACCATCAACCGCAGGTGGAGTCATGGCAAATACCGTAGCATCACGAATTGCCCCCAACTCTTTGGTTGCCCGTAAGGCAATGGCCTGGGCGGTATTTTCTGCACCCTTACGTTGTGACCAGTTTTTCAACGAGACAAACGCCATCCCGGTGTTCTGCCCGCTACCACTAAAACTAAAACCATCAACGGTAAAAATGACATCAGTGTTTGCTTTTTCGTTTACCAGGAACCAGTCAACAATCTGGCGGTTTACTTCTGCTGTACGAGCTGCGGTCGCTCCGGCTGGCAGCGTGTACTGCACCATGATTTCGCCCTGGTCTTCAGTGGGTAAGAAACTGCCCGGCAGTTTCCACATCATCAGAGCCATTCCACCGCCCAGCACGACATAGACACCCATAGCCCGCACCGCACGACGCAAAACATAAAGGACGCCATGCTGGTACTTTTCTTCAGTACGACGGTAAAAGCGGTTGAATGCGCCGAAAAAACCTTTTTTATGCGGTGGAACATGATGGAGGACAGAACCACAAAGCGCAGGAGTCAGCGTTAATGCGACCACCACGGAAAGCAGCATGGCGGAAATAATGGTTATCGAAAACTGACGATAAATTACCCCCGTAGATCCCCCAAAGAACGCCATTGGCAGAAATACGGCAGACAGTACCAGAGCAATAGCAACCAGAGCGCCAGAAATTTCGCCCATTGATTTTTCCGTTGCTTCACGCGCAGGCAGTCCTTCGTCACGCATAATACGTTCGACGTTCTCCACCACCACAATGGCATCGTCCACCAACAGGCCGATCGCCAGTACCATTGCAAATAACGTCAGGGTATTAATCGAATAGCCAAACAACGCAAGAACGCCAAACGTCCCCAGCAAGACGACCGGCACGGCTAACGCCGGGATCAGCGTAGCGCGCAGGTTTTGCAGGAATAAATACATCACACAAACCACCAGTACGATGGCTTCAAACAGCGTCTGAATTACGTCCTCTACGGAGATTTTAATAAATTCAGTGCTGTCTTTTGGGTAAGCGATGCCGTATCCCTGTGGCATGTTGCGCTGAAATTCTGCGATTTTATCCTTTACCAGCGTCGCCGTATTTAACGCATTCGCTCCCGGTGAGAGCATCACGGCTACCCCTGCGGCCGGATGACCGTTCAACTTACTGATGGCGTTATAATCTTCGCTACCCATCTCAACGCGAGCCACATCCTTGATGCGAACAACCGCGCCGTCTGACTGGCTTTTAACAATAATATTTTTAAATTGCTCAACGGTTTGCAGGCGTGACTGAGCACGGACTGTTGCCGTCAATTGTTGCGTGTTCGATGACGGTAAAGCACCGATTTTCCCGGCAGTAACTTGCACGTTTTGCGCTTCAATTGCACTTTGTACATCGGATGGCATCAGCGAGTATGAGGCCAGTTTGGCTGGATCAAGCCAGATGCGCATCGCATATTCAGCCCCAAAAACTTGCAGACTCCCTACGCCTTCAACACGCGCCAGCGGGTCCTGAAGATTACTCACCAGCCAGTCAGCAATATCGGAACTGGTCGCTTTGTCGGTAGTGTCATATACGGCAGCAATCAGCAAAAAGTTGCTTTGTGATTTCTCCACCGTGACACCGGTTTGCTGTACTTCGCTCGGTAAACGTGACTCCGCCTGCTGTATTTTATTTTGTACCTGCACCTGCGCGGTATCAGGGTCAGTGCCTTGTTCAAACGTCACGTTAATACTGACTGAGCCATCCGAACTACTGGTGGAACTGAAGTAG
It includes:
- the sapF gene encoding peptide ABC transporter ATP-binding protein SapF, which gives rise to MIETLLEVRNLSKTFRYRTGWFRRQTVEAVKPLSFTLRERQTLAIIGENGSGKSTLAKMLAGMIEPTSGELLIDDHPLHFGDYSFRSQRIRMIFQDPSTSLNPRQRISQILDFPLRLNTDLEPEQRRKQIIETMRMVGLLPDHVSYYPHMLAPGQKQRLGLARALILRPKVIIADEALASLDMSMRSQLINLMLELQEKQGISYIYVTQHIGMMKHISDQVLVMHQGEVVERGSTADVLASPLHELTKRLISGHFGEALTADAWRKDR
- the sapD gene encoding peptide ABC transporter ATP-binding protein SapD, translating into MPLLDIRNLTIEFKTGDEWVKAVDRVSMTLTEGEIRGLVGESGSGKSLIAKAICGVNKDNWRVTADRMRFDDIDLLRLSARERRKLVGHNVSMIFQEPQSCLDPSERVGRQLMQNIPAWTYKGRWWQRFGWRKRRAIELLHRVGIKDHKDAMRSFPYELTEGECQKVMIAIALANQPRLLIADEPTNSMEPTTQAQIFRLLTRLNQNSNTTILLISHDLQMLSQWADKINVLYCGQTVESAPSKELVTMPHHPYTQALIRAIPDFGSAMPHKSRLNTLPGAIPLLEQLPIGCRLGPRCPYAQRECIVTPRLTGAKNHLYACHFPLNMEKE
- a CDS encoding multidrug effflux MFS transporter, which translates into the protein MARVSLSWALILGLLAGIGPMCTDLYLPALPEMSEQLATTTTITQLTLTASLIGLGVGQLLFGPLSDKIGRKRPLILSLLLFIVSSILCATTNNIYWLVVWRFIQGIAGAGGSVLSRSIARDKYQGVTLTQFFALLMTVNGLAPVLSPVLGGYIVSTFDWRTLFWVMAEISTVLLLGCLLFIHETLPENKRGSSLLLTGRSVVQNRRFMRFCLIQSFMLAGLFAYIGSSSFVLQKEFGFSPMQFSLVFGLNGIGLIIASWIFSRLARRLNPMKLLRVGLVAAILCALLTVLCAWLQLPIPALVALFFTIAFCSGIGTVGGAEAMSAVGTQESGTASALMGMSMFVFGGIAAPLSGVGGETLLKMSLAITVCYTLALLVALTRIDSQK
- a CDS encoding efflux RND transporter permease subunit; its protein translation is MFSRFFVRRPVFAWVIAILIMLAGILAIRTLPVAQYPDVAPPTIRISATYTGASAETLENSVTQVIEQQLTGLDNLLYFSSTSSSDGSVSINVTFEQGTDPDTAQVQVQNKIQQAESRLPSEVQQTGVTVEKSQSNFLLIAAVYDTTDKATSSDIADWLVSNLQDPLARVEGVGSLQVFGAEYAMRIWLDPAKLASYSLMPSDVQSAIEAQNVQVTAGKIGALPSSNTQQLTATVRAQSRLQTVEQFKNIIVKSQSDGAVVRIKDVARVEMGSEDYNAISKLNGHPAAGVAVMLSPGANALNTATLVKDKIAEFQRNMPQGYGIAYPKDSTEFIKISVEDVIQTLFEAIVLVVCVMYLFLQNLRATLIPALAVPVVLLGTFGVLALFGYSINTLTLFAMVLAIGLLVDDAIVVVENVERIMRDEGLPAREATEKSMGEISGALVAIALVLSAVFLPMAFFGGSTGVIYRQFSITIISAMLLSVVVALTLTPALCGSVLHHVPPHKKGFFGAFNRFYRRTEEKYQHGVLYVLRRAVRAMGVYVVLGGGMALMMWKLPGSFLPTEDQGEIMVQYTLPAGATAARTAEVNRQIVDWFLVNEKANTDVIFTVDGFSFSGSGQNTGMAFVSLKNWSQRKGAENTAQAIALRATKELGAIRDATVFAMTPPAVDGLGHSNGFTFELMASGATDRETLLQMRNKLIEQANQSPELISVRANDLPQMPQLQVDIDNNKAVSLGLSLSDVTDTLASAWGGTYVNDFIDRGRVKKVYIQGDSEFRSAPSDLGKWFVRGSDNAMTPFSAFATTRWIYGPEKLVRYNGSAAYEIQGENASGFSSGDAMAKMEALANNLPAGTTWAWSGLSLQEKLASGQALSLYAVSILVVFLCLAALYESWSVPFSVILVIPLGLLGAALAAWMRDLNNDVYFQVALLTTIGLSSKNAILIVEFAEAAVAEGYSLSRAALRAAQTRLRPIIMTSLAFIAGVMPLAMATGAGANSRIAIGTGIIGGTLTATLLAIFFVPLFFVLVKRLFAGKPRRQE
- a CDS encoding efflux transporter outer membrane subunit; the encoded protein is MLRRSLIFLVLLSAGCVSLDPHYSTPESPIPASLPGAQGQGKAISHDWQQVIHDPRLQQVVTIALNSNRDVQKAIADIDSARALYGQTNASLFPTVNATLSSTRSRSLANGTGTTAEADGTVSSFTLDLFGRNQSLSRAARETWLASEFTAQNTRLTLIAEISTAWLTLAADNSNLALAKETMASAENSLKIIQRQQQVGTAAATDVSEAMSIYQQARASVASYQTQVMQDKNALNLLAGTTLTENLLPGTLESLPEQMISLVPAGVSSDVLLRRPDIQEAEHNLKSANADIGAARANFFPTISLTASAGVGSDALSSLFSHGMQVWSFAPSVTLPLFTGGSNLAQLRYAEAQKRGLIATYEKTVQSAFKDVADALARRATVEEQLDAQRQYVKAEQQTVDIGLRRYQAGVGDYLTVLTAQRTLWSAQQALLALQLTDFTNRVTLWQSLGGGMSSLK